The window TGTGTAACCATATTGTTTGTGCGAGCTGTGTTAATTTAATAGATTGAGCACTCAGATAACTGTAATGAGAATGAAATTATCTGGCTCTAGAAGGGGATAGGCTGAGAGCATATTGTGTTGAGGTAGGAAGGCTGACTATGTGTTAAGGTCTTTAGATTTGTATGTTGAAATCTAGAAAAGTTTTGAACTTTTGTGGACTCAAACCAGATTAATTATAATGAGGCTAGGATAGTTTGCTGGGTGCTTATTCCTGTGCAAGGATGCAGTGTGTCTGTTCAAACATTTTCACACAATGTAACcatggagttgaatatgagatGGCCTTTTATGTGGAATTTTAGTTtcaaagtagtactccctccgttccacagtaatagaggcgtttcgttttgagctctcgttttgaaaaaatgatactaataaatagttaaagtggagagagagtaaaagtaagagagagaataatgtagtgaagagtcttatctacaatattttctctcttactttactctttctccactttaactatttattattattttttcaaaatgagtgttCAAAACGAAATGCCTCTgttactgtggaacggagggaatagctTTTAGTTGCCTCCTTACATAAAAGAAACAGAAATTGAAGACATAGTCACTTCAGTTTTTTAAGCAATTTGTTCCTCTTTGGTAACATGTTACTAACATAAGGATGCAGGGGCCGAACAAGTCCTGGACATGGTATTACATTCTCTGTGATTGCTTTAACTGATGATGGTTACTTGATAAATTTGTGGTGCAATAGTAGTTTTCATGTGTGTGTTGGAATGGACTAGTTGCTGCTgctatttgtttaattattgaatCAAGTTCAGTCAAGCATTGCAATTTGTAACTATTCTTTCTGAACTAATTAGGAGGTAAACAAAAGCAGAATGGTGAGATCATCTGTTTTTACAGCCGCAACTTACTTTACCCCTGAAGAATCTTCTTATAGTCAAGGTGTCACCAATACTGTTGAAAACAGCATGAAGAAACACACTGATAATGTCACACGTTTTCTTGAGGGAATTAGTTCACGGTTGTCACAGTTGGAATTATATTGCTACAATCTGGACAAATCGATTGGAGAAATGCATTCTGACTGGGTTCGTGATTGTGGAGAGTCGGATTCAAAGCTCAGATCTCTGGAAAAACATATTCAAGAGGTATGTGCAGgcatcaattttcttttcaaattgatGGAAgctaatttcattttcaaatttctattTCATAACCCGTACATTGATGGATATTATTGGACATTGGGTTTTATCTTACCTTTGAACATTGAAAAAGGTCATCATATGGATTTTCTCAGTTGTCACACTCAGGCATTAACTGTTCATTTCTCCTATGAACTGATTTACTTCAATGAGTTCAACCCGCTCCGTCTGATTGAGAACTAATTAAGGGAATACAGGTACACAGATCCGTGCAGATCTTAAGAGATAAGCAGGAACTTTCAGATACTCAGAAGGAATTAGCCAAACTTCAGCTTGCACAAAGGGAATCTGGTTTGGGTAGTAATAAACAACCTAACAAGGAGAGAACTTCAACACCCGCTTCTGAGCCCAAAAAGACCGAGAACTCTTCAGAATTTCAAGAACAGCAGTTGGCACTTGCACTACCTAACCAAATAGCCCCACAGCCCTCCCTCCCCACTCGGCTGGTTGAGCATCAGCAGCCCTCAGTCGCGCCCCAATCATCTATGCCTCCCCAAAGTATGTCGCAAGTACAGGCGTATTACATGAATCCCCAACAGATGGCCAATATTCCACACCAATCCCAACCATCTCAGACTCAGTACATACCGATACAATCTCAAGGTCAAGATCTCTCAAGGATGGCACCCCAGCCATCCCAACCACAGGGAAACATGGGCTCACAAGTTCAGTTGTTACCTCCTTACCAACAGCAGTGGTCCCAGCAGCAGCTACAGCAGCCCATTCAGTCCAACCAACAGCCAGCTATGCAACCACAGATTCGAGCCTCCTCTCCAATGCTTTTTTCTTCCTATCTGCCAGGTCAGCCGAATCAGTCACCTGTTGAAATGCCTCCCGGTAGCATACACATGCAGATGTCATTCAGCGGAGCATCTCGTCCTGGTTCAGCAGGTTCTGATGGAATGGCTTGCGGGTACAACGCTGCTGGCAAAACAATgcaacaacaacctccaaaGCTCAAGAACGGGTATGCACCGCAATCAGGGGAAGGTGTTTACACGTCTGGTGGGCCTCGCCCACAGCTTCCGCCTGGGAATACTTATGTGGTCTTCGATGGCGAGCCAGGAAGAACACATCACCACCCTCCACAGGCTCAGTTCCAACAAGGTAGTTACCCTCCCCAGCAGAGCCACCCACCCCGTGTTCCCAGCAATAGTGCGATGGTTCCCCCACAGCCCATGCGCACCCATCCTTACAACGAGTTGATCGAGAAGCTGGTGAGCATGGGTTACAGAAGTGAGCATGTCCTCAGCATCATCCAGAGGCTGGAAGAAAGCGGCCAGACTGTCGATTTCAATGCGGTTCTCGATAGGTTTAATGGACACTCTTCAGGCTCTCATAGAGGATGGTGAAAGCATGCTTACAGCCTGTGCAAGAGTTTTGTAGTTTTTCCGTTTTTAGAGTGCAAGGAATAAAGGATTGTTAGATAAAGGGATGAGTGGAGATGCTTTTTATATCTGTAATCTCCTTCCCTTAATGTTGTTTATGCTAATTTGCGATGGTGCTAGCTTTTGGTAATGGCACCCGcaaaatatttgtttgtacaacttaatatatttgtatacTATTCCACTTTTTCTTACTACATCACAAAACACAACTGCTCAAGATAATAATCAATCTATACTTGGAAAGTACTATTTTAGttacaaatttgattttccTGTTATATCTctagttatattaattaatagtccAAAATATGTATCTATCCCCTAGCTTATTAAAACCTGCAGATCCGAGGGGCCTAGTCACTGTAAAATATGGCCACGTTCGGTTAACATGACAAAATAATATGGGGATTAAGTATGGGATAAATGTAGATTGAATATtggataaataaaaagtgtTCGGTTGATTTGACATGGCCGGGCTGAGTTGGGCcaagttcaaaattttttattgtgctaattaaataatactattaatctCTACTTGAATAGTACTAATGatgtatataaatacatattccCACAAAATAAGGAATCAAGATTTTGCATACATGAAGTTTTATATATTCACACAAATTttgtgtattatatttataaattacacACGCATAAATACCCACAAATTTAGgaattataatactataattatggaactatttttaatggagataaatctataaaaaactaatatctataattatgcaaatcaattaacaattaatatttattagtattatgcaaatcaaaatggaaatatatttgttataagtttttatttaggttgagtaattaaattaattgattattttgcataatttcattaataaaatctaTGATTATCAtgaaatatacaaatacatatatccaatcaattttcatactcatatacatatacatatattatatacatctaaataactaatcaatcattatatttatggaaCTATATTTGATTGAGATAAATCATTGACAACTAATTtctataattatgcaaatcaaaattattataacaCGTTATACAATCAATTCTAGGatgcacttttttttaaaaagtcaatgacaaatatacaaatataa is drawn from Salvia hispanica cultivar TCC Black 2014 chromosome 6, UniMelb_Shisp_WGS_1.0, whole genome shotgun sequence and contains these coding sequences:
- the LOC125196236 gene encoding putative uncharacterized protein DDB_G0294196, with translation MASSGRGPNSDSKSFDFGSDDILCSYEDYGYQDGNNAAHSDPSIANNSPKEVNKSRMVRSSVFTAATYFTPEESSYSQGVTNTVENSMKKHTDNVTRFLEGISSRLSQLELYCYNLDKSIGEMHSDWVRDCGESDSKLRSLEKHIQEVHRSVQILRDKQELSDTQKELAKLQLAQRESGLGSNKQPNKERTSTPASEPKKTENSSEFQEQQLALALPNQIAPQPSLPTRLVEHQQPSVAPQSSMPPQSMSQVQAYYMNPQQMANIPHQSQPSQTQYIPIQSQGQDLSRMAPQPSQPQGNMGSQVQLLPPYQQQWSQQQLQQPIQSNQQPAMQPQIRASSPMLFSSYLPGQPNQSPVEMPPGSIHMQMSFSGASRPGSAGSDGMACGYNAAGKTMQQQPPKLKNGYAPQSGEGVYTSGGPRPQLPPGNTYVVFDGEPGRTHHHPPQAQFQQGSYPPQQSHPPRVPSNSAMVPPQPMRTHPYNELIEKLVSMGYRSEHVLSIIQRLEESGQTVDFNAVLDRFNGHSSGSHRGW